The proteins below are encoded in one region of Ammospiza caudacuta isolate bAmmCau1 chromosome 33, bAmmCau1.pri, whole genome shotgun sequence:
- the RACK1 gene encoding small ribosomal subunit protein RACK1, with amino-acid sequence MTEQMTLRGTLKGHNGWVTQIATTPQFPDMILSASRDKTIIMWKLTRDETNYGIPQRALRGHSHFVSDVVISSDGQFALSGSWDGTLRLWDLTTGTTTRRFVGHTKDVLSVAFSSDNRQIVSGSRDKTIKLWNTLGVCKYTVQDESHSEWVSCVRFSPNSSNPIIVSCGWDKLVKVWNLANCKLKTNHIGHTGYLNTVTVSPDGSLCASGGKDGQAMLWDLNEGKHLYTLDGGDVINALCFSPNRYWLCAATGPSIKIWDLEGKIIVDELKQEVISTSSKAEPPQCTSLAWSADGQTLFAGYTDNLVRVWQVTIGTR; translated from the exons ATGACGGAGCAGATGACCCTGCGCGGCACCCTGAAGGGCCACAACGGCTGGGTGACGCAGATCGCCACCACGCCGCAGTTCCCGGACATGATCCTGTCGGCCTCGCGCG ACAAGACCATCATCATGTGGAAGCTGACGCGTGACGAGACCAACTACGGGATCCCGCAGCGGGCGCTGCGCGGGCACTCGCACTTCGTCAGCGACGTGGTCATCTCCTCCGACGGGCAGTTCGCGCTGTCCGGGTCCTGGGACGGCACCCTGCGCCTCTGGGACCTCACCAC gGGCACCACCACGCGCCGGTTCGTGGGGCACACCAAGGACGTGCTGAGCGTGGCCTTCTCCTCCGACAACCGGCAGATCGTGTCGGGCTCGCGGGACAAAACCATCAAGCTCTGGAACACGCTGGGCGTCTGCAAGTACACCGTGCAG GACGAGAGCCACTCCGAGTGGGTTTCGTGCGTTCGCTTCTCCCCCAACAGCAGCAACCCCATCATCGTCTCCTGCGGCTGGGACAAGCTGGTCAAG GTGTGGAACCTGGCCAACTGCAAGCTGAAGACGAACCACATCGGGCACACGGGGTACCTGAACACGGTCACCGTGTCACCTGACGGGTCACTGTGCGCTTCCGGGGGCAAG gacgGGCAGGCCATGCTGTGGGACCTCAACGAGGGCAAGCACCTGTACACGCTGGACGGGGGGGACGTGATCAACGCGCTGTGCTTCAGCCCCAACCGATACTGGCTGTGCGCCGCCACGGGGCCCAGCATCAAGATTTGG GACCTGGAGGGGAAGATCATCGTGGACGAGCTGAAGCAGGAGGTGAtcagcaccagcagcaaagCGGAGCCGCCCCAGTGCACCTCGCTGGCCTGGTCGGCAGatgggcag aCTCTCTTCGCCGGCTACACCGACAACCTGGTGCGGGTGTGGCAGGTGACCATCGGCACCCGCTGA